Proteins co-encoded in one Centroberyx gerrardi isolate f3 chromosome 18, fCenGer3.hap1.cur.20231027, whole genome shotgun sequence genomic window:
- the LOC139920325 gene encoding 5-hydroxytryptamine receptor 1B-like, giving the protein MENAGQLKPTPVIYGELLNISTNDTHVNFTSKAEEKDTNLAFQAGLAVTLSLITFATTLSNAFVIATIYQSRKLHTPANFLIASLAVTDLLVSILVMPISALYTVSQTWTLGQVVCDIWLSSDITCCTASILHLCVIALDRYWAITDAVEYSKKRTPGRAAGMIATAWVIAISISLPPFFWRQVKAEEVTSCNVNTDHIFYTIYSTFGAFYIPTLLLIALYGRIYVEARKRILKQSPNKPGKRLTSAHLITNSPGSVASTTSLNYGTNDASSCDTISSANVSQVKVTVSDALLEKKRISAARERKATKTLGIILGAYIICWLPFFIYTLLVPVCESCFHPELFDIFTWLGYLNSLINPIIYTMSNEDFKQAFHKLIRFRCCRA; this is encoded by the coding sequence atggagaatgCCGGTCAGCTCAAACCAACGCCTGTCATCTATGGAGAGTTGTTGAACATCTCCACCAACGACACGCATGTCAATTTCACGTcgaaagcagaggagaaggacACTAACCTGGCTTTCCAGGCGGGTCTCGCCGTCACCTTGTCCCTCATAACTTTCGCCACGACGCTATCCAACGCTTTTGTCATCGCCACCATCTACCAATCCCGAAAATTACACACTCCGGCAAACTTTCTGATCGCCTCCCTGGCCGTCACGGACCTCCTCGTGTCCATTTTGGTGATGCCCATAAGCGCGCTGTACACGGTGAGTCAGACGTGGACTTTGGGGCAGGTCGTGTGCGATATTTGGCTGTCGTCGGATATAACGTGCTGTACCGCATCCATCCTCCACCTGTGCGTAATTGCGCTGGACCGCTACTGGGCCATAACGGACGCGGTGGAGTACTCCAAGAAGCGCACCCCGGGGCGCGCGGCCGGGATGATCGCCACCGCCTGGGTGATcgccatctccatctccctgcCGCCTTTCTTCTGGCGCCAGGTGAAAGCCGAGGAGGTGACCAGCTGCAACGTGAACACCGATCACATTTTCTACACCATTTACTCCACTTTCGGCGCTTTCTACATCCCCACGCTGCTGCTCATCGCGCTGTACGGGAGGATTTACGTGGAAGCCCGAAAGCGCATCCTGAAGCAGTCGCCCAACAAACCGGGGAAAAGACTCACCTCGGCGCACCTGATCACCAACTCGCCCGGCTCGGTGGCGTCCACTACTTCTCTAAACTACGGGACGAACGACGCCTCCTCCTGCGACACCATCTCGTCCGCGAACGTGAGCCAGGTGAAAGTCACCGTGTCCGACGCGCTGCTGGAGAAGAAGCGGATCTCCGCCGCCCGGGAGAGGAAGGCGACCAAAACTTTGGGAATAATCCTCGGAGCCTACATCATATGCTGGCTGCCGTTTTTCATTTACACGTTACTAGTGCCTGTCTGCGAGTCCTGCTTCCATCCGGAGctatttgacattttcacctggtTGGGTTACCTCAACTCCTTAATCAACCCCATCATTTACACCATGTCCAACGAGGACTTCAAGCAAGCTTTCCACAAACTGATACGATTCAGATGTTGCAGGGCATGA